From the Vibrio alginolyticus NBRC 15630 = ATCC 17749 genome, one window contains:
- the tamB gene encoding autotransporter assembly complex protein TamB: MIKMMFKWTKWLSLSLIGLLLLLIIIVATVLFTHPGLKFALWGAEKALPQLQIEKVQGSLFPRFELHNVSFVDESLNIDAKVERLALAVNFRCFFDPKVCVDELRLQGLDFKMPELPPASEEQEETPPLRSISTPVPIFVNKVSFNDINVNVLGNQIDWQTFSTALSMQGDRLVIAPTALKDINVALAPSEAKPEAAAEEPKETDVTPQDIVLPEVWIPLTVEARRLDIHNFKLAGETPVIVNHLGLVARAGGERVDVKTLELDMPEVEGKLSTQVTLSSDYPIKAQLDALVKQADAKGQKLSLSVSGSVGDLSLNATLSELVQAEIKGDIQPLKTQLPFDVAIKNVQAQWPLFGQSDYQVSVPSLAAKGSLDGYEVALETKASGKDIPAVDVALNGKGTLEQIDLESLVVKTLGGELSGKVMANWAAPINWQADLNLKNIQPGLQWKEAEGDISGNLSTSGSLTEQGGWQVSLPKLDIDGILRGYPLNVEGQLEASDKNGKGDDIQLTTQGLALSHGPNQLSAKGKIDKQILMDVEVNFPDFAKSVPDLAGKMQGKVALRGSLKEPDINLDLALNQINWQQQANVETITLKGDVKPLPAPKANISLIANNITYDDIKVDSADLEVSGDEKLHQLTLDVVSDLVSTSLEIEGTFQQKPEMIWNGALRRLTLSSQQGPWALQKSTAVKVNIDKQIANVQAHCWLQAESSVCLTEDISVGKSGQAKLAINDFDFDQIKQFLPPETKLQGSVNAQAFAKWAPEKKPEVTLSVNMPKGQVEQALEQPIKVGWESFNFKAALAKDKLDAEWLFDVKDNGDLSGKVSLLNVSSEKPTIDGKVSLSTFHLDFLAPLIGEYSLFKANMNTDLAISGDVMHPKVNGQFLIDQMKLQGEVTPIDINSGQVVINFKGHQADLNAGILTPDGELNVTGDADWQDLQNWRTKARVFAKELNVDLPPMVKIKVEPDMTIDVTPQLAKIEGDINLPWGRIVVEELPPSAVGVSSDTVILDKNLQPVDDVAAMPFDVETNINIKIGDDFQLAAFGLKGGLKGNLNVTQKDKGPFIVGEVNVVDGSYRSFGQDLLIKEGKILMNGPPDQPYLSIKAIRNPDNTQDDVIAGVQVSGPASDPSIEIFSEPAMNQANALSYLLRGQDIDGEAGGNAMTTTLIGLSLAKSGRVVGEIGEAFGVQDLQLDTAGSGDDSQVTVSGYILPGLQVKYGVGIFNSLGEFTVRYRLMQDLYLEAVSGVDSAVDLLYQFEFD; encoded by the coding sequence ATGATCAAAATGATGTTTAAGTGGACCAAATGGCTGTCGCTCAGTTTGATTGGTCTATTGCTGTTGCTCATCATTATTGTCGCGACAGTTTTATTTACCCACCCAGGCCTCAAATTTGCCTTGTGGGGAGCCGAAAAAGCACTACCACAATTGCAGATTGAAAAAGTGCAGGGTTCATTGTTTCCTCGCTTCGAACTGCATAACGTCAGTTTTGTCGATGAGTCTTTGAATATCGACGCCAAAGTCGAGCGTTTAGCTTTGGCAGTGAACTTCCGCTGTTTCTTTGACCCTAAGGTCTGTGTCGATGAGTTAAGACTGCAGGGGCTTGACTTTAAGATGCCAGAGCTACCGCCAGCAAGCGAGGAGCAAGAGGAAACGCCACCACTGCGTTCTATCAGTACGCCAGTGCCAATTTTTGTTAATAAAGTCAGCTTTAATGACATCAATGTCAATGTGCTGGGCAATCAAATTGATTGGCAAACATTCTCGACCGCTTTGTCGATGCAGGGTGATCGTTTGGTGATCGCACCTACCGCGTTGAAAGACATTAATGTGGCTTTAGCACCAAGTGAGGCTAAACCTGAAGCGGCTGCCGAGGAGCCGAAAGAAACTGACGTTACGCCGCAAGATATTGTGTTACCCGAAGTATGGATTCCACTGACGGTTGAAGCGCGTCGTCTTGATATTCACAATTTCAAACTGGCGGGTGAAACGCCAGTGATCGTCAATCATCTTGGTTTGGTTGCAAGAGCAGGCGGTGAACGTGTTGATGTCAAAACGTTAGAGCTCGACATGCCAGAAGTGGAAGGCAAGTTGAGCACACAAGTGACGCTTTCTTCTGATTACCCTATCAAAGCGCAATTGGACGCGTTAGTGAAGCAAGCGGATGCGAAGGGACAAAAACTGTCGCTTTCGGTCTCGGGTTCGGTTGGTGATTTGTCACTAAATGCTACGCTTTCTGAGCTTGTACAAGCGGAGATCAAAGGTGATATTCAACCGCTTAAAACACAGTTGCCGTTTGATGTCGCGATTAAAAATGTACAGGCGCAATGGCCGCTATTTGGACAAAGCGATTACCAGGTTTCTGTACCAAGCTTGGCGGCAAAAGGCTCACTTGATGGCTACGAAGTCGCATTAGAAACCAAAGCTTCGGGCAAAGATATTCCCGCCGTTGATGTCGCACTAAACGGCAAAGGTACGCTAGAGCAAATTGACCTCGAAAGCCTTGTAGTGAAAACCTTAGGGGGCGAACTCTCTGGGAAAGTCATGGCCAATTGGGCCGCGCCAATCAACTGGCAAGCTGACTTGAACCTGAAAAACATTCAACCAGGTTTACAATGGAAAGAAGCTGAAGGGGATATCAGCGGTAACCTTTCGACTTCGGGGTCGTTAACAGAGCAAGGCGGTTGGCAAGTCAGTTTGCCTAAGTTAGACATTGACGGCATTTTGCGAGGGTATCCGCTGAATGTTGAAGGGCAACTTGAAGCGTCTGATAAAAACGGCAAAGGCGACGACATCCAACTTACCACTCAGGGTTTAGCGCTTTCTCATGGTCCAAACCAACTCAGTGCAAAGGGTAAGATCGATAAGCAAATTCTGATGGATGTTGAGGTTAACTTCCCTGATTTTGCGAAAAGTGTTCCGGATCTTGCAGGTAAAATGCAAGGTAAAGTCGCACTACGTGGTAGCTTGAAAGAACCAGACATCAATCTTGATCTCGCTTTAAATCAGATAAACTGGCAGCAACAGGCGAACGTAGAAACGATCACCTTAAAGGGTGATGTGAAGCCTCTGCCAGCACCAAAAGCGAACATAAGCCTAATTGCGAACAACATTACCTATGACGACATAAAAGTTGATAGTGCTGACCTTGAAGTCTCTGGGGATGAAAAACTGCATCAACTGACGCTCGATGTAGTGTCTGACCTGGTGTCGACCAGTTTAGAAATTGAAGGGACATTCCAGCAGAAACCAGAAATGATTTGGAATGGGGCGCTGCGCCGCTTGACGCTGAGCTCGCAACAAGGCCCGTGGGCGTTGCAAAAATCGACCGCGGTGAAGGTCAATATCGACAAACAGATCGCGAACGTTCAAGCGCATTGTTGGTTGCAAGCGGAGTCGAGCGTATGTCTAACCGAAGACATTAGTGTCGGTAAGAGTGGCCAGGCGAAGTTAGCCATCAATGATTTTGATTTTGACCAAATCAAACAATTCCTGCCGCCAGAAACCAAGCTGCAAGGCTCGGTTAATGCACAGGCTTTTGCTAAATGGGCACCAGAGAAAAAGCCTGAAGTAACCTTAAGTGTCAATATGCCAAAAGGCCAAGTTGAACAAGCGCTTGAACAGCCAATTAAAGTCGGTTGGGAAAGCTTCAACTTTAAAGCAGCATTAGCGAAAGACAAGCTTGATGCCGAGTGGCTATTTGATGTGAAAGATAACGGTGACTTGTCTGGTAAGGTTTCTTTACTGAATGTCTCGTCTGAAAAGCCCACTATTGATGGTAAGGTTTCACTCTCTACGTTCCACTTGGACTTCTTGGCACCGTTGATTGGTGAGTACAGCTTGTTTAAAGCAAACATGAATACTGACCTAGCGATATCAGGTGACGTTATGCATCCGAAGGTGAACGGTCAGTTCTTGATTGACCAAATGAAGCTACAGGGTGAAGTCACACCGATAGATATAAACTCAGGGCAGGTCGTCATCAACTTTAAAGGTCATCAAGCGGACTTGAATGCCGGAATTTTAACCCCGGATGGTGAGTTGAACGTTACCGGTGATGCCGACTGGCAGGACTTACAGAACTGGCGCACTAAAGCGCGTGTATTTGCTAAAGAGCTCAATGTTGATTTGCCTCCAATGGTAAAAATCAAGGTTGAGCCTGACATGACAATAGATGTGACCCCTCAGCTTGCGAAAATTGAGGGTGATATTAATTTGCCATGGGGAAGAATTGTCGTCGAAGAGCTTCCACCAAGTGCGGTAGGTGTATCGAGTGATACCGTTATTCTCGATAAAAACTTGCAACCAGTGGACGATGTGGCTGCGATGCCGTTTGATGTGGAAACGAACATCAACATTAAAATTGGTGATGACTTCCAACTTGCCGCTTTTGGCTTAAAAGGTGGGTTGAAAGGGAACCTAAACGTGACACAAAAAGACAAAGGTCCTTTCATCGTTGGTGAAGTGAATGTTGTTGACGGTTCTTATCGTTCGTTTGGTCAGGACTTATTGATTAAAGAAGGTAAGATCCTGATGAATGGTCCACCAGATCAACCTTACTTGTCTATCAAAGCGATTCGTAATCCAGACAATACCCAAGATGATGTCATTGCGGGGGTACAAGTGTCGGGCCCAGCATCTGATCCGAGTATAGAAATTTTCTCAGAGCCCGCGATGAACCAAGCCAATGCACTTTCTTATCTACTTCGTGGTCAAGATATTGATGGTGAAGCCGGTGGTAATGCAATGACGACTACCTTAATTGGTTTAAGCTTGGCGAAGAGTGGTCGTGTGGTTGGTGAAATCGGTGAAGCCTTTGGCGTACAAGATTTACAGCTGGACACTGCTGGGTCGGGCGATGATTCGCAAGTGACGGTGAGTGGTTATATTCTGCCAGGTTTGCAGGTGAAATATGGTGTCGGCATCTTTAACTCCCTAGGTGAGTTCACTGTGCGTTACCGATTGATGCAAGACTTGTATTTAGAAGCGGTATCTGGTGTAGATAGCGCCGTTGACCTACTCTATCAGTTTGAGTTCGATTAA